AAGTGCTCAAACCCTCAAAACCGAGGGCTTAACCTATGAGAATGTCACTTGAACGTCAAAACGTCGGTTTCAAAAACCGTGTCAACTTCTTTCAGGGTATTCTTAACCCCTATTCTTAAACGGCCTCATAGGTCAAAGCAGCCCGTGTGACTTCAACAGACCGGAAGGGTTGACCAGATGTTTCTTGAACCAGCTCTTGGGGCCTTGCAGGCCCATCGCCAATCCCATCAGCTCGGTGAAATAGAACACGGGGAGAGTATCCTTCCCCTGCCTGGAATCCAGATTCGCCTGGCACAGGGGGCAGGCAGTGACTATGGCTTCGGCCCCCGCCCCCTTGGCAACATTCATGAGCTCTCCTACCAGCTTTATCACTATATCCCTTCTGGTGAGTGCCAGGCTCCCGCCACAACAATCCACCTTCCCTGACCAGTCCACAGCATCAGCACCCAGGCTATCCATCAGAATATCCATCGATTGAGGGTTCTCCGGATCATCAAATGTGACAACCTTTGGAGGCCGAACCAGAAAACATCCGTAGTAGGAAGCCACTTTGAGACGGGATAACGGCTTTGTCACCTTTGTCTTAACTGTATCGATGCCCACCTTATTACACACGATATCCAGAAGGTGACTGATATCGGAGGTTGCCTCACATCTTGAACCGATAGATTCCGCCATCTGCGCCTTTAATTCGTCAGAGTTCATCATCGCATGGCGGGTATGCTTGAGCCTCAAAAAACAGGCGGGGCAGGCAACAGCGATATCCAGGCCCTCTTTTTCCGCTATAGCCAGATTTCGAGCAGCCAGGGCATGGGAAAGCATGTAATTGGTGGAATGTCCGGACGAAGCCCCGCAGCAACTCCAATCATGCATTTCCTTCAGTTCGATGCCAAGGCTTTGGCACACGGCCTGTGCTGAAAG
This genomic stretch from Dehalococcoidia bacterium harbors:
- a CDS encoding CoB--CoM heterodisulfide reductase iron-sulfur subunit B family protein, producing the protein MKYAYYPGCSLESTAREYDLSAQAVCQSLGIELKEMHDWSCCGASSGHSTNYMLSHALAARNLAIAEKEGLDIAVACPACFLRLKHTRHAMMNSDELKAQMAESIGSRCEATSDISHLLDIVCNKVGIDTVKTKVTKPLSRLKVASYYGCFLVRPPKVVTFDDPENPQSMDILMDSLGADAVDWSGKVDCCGGSLALTRRDIVIKLVGELMNVAKGAGAEAIVTACPLCQANLDSRQGKDTLPVFYFTELMGLAMGLQGPKSWFKKHLVNPSGLLKSHGLL